In Candidatus Defluviibacterium haderslevense, the following are encoded in one genomic region:
- the rsmH gene encoding 16S rRNA (cytosine(1402)-N(4))-methyltransferase RsmH, with protein sequence MDPNESKPPRRIRYKGTHPKSFKEKYKELQPDRYKEDIDKVLEKGRTPAGMHRSICVNEILNFLNITPGQIGLDATLGYGGHSLEILKCLSPGGRLYAIDVDPIELPRTKERLASLGFGDEVLVIKKMNFSEIEQIAAEAGPLNFVLADLGVSSMQIDNPERGFSLKMDGPMDLRLNPKSGRPASALLKNISQQQLEDILIQNADEPHAAIIAKSIIAKMAKTKGIETTNQLKEVIAETLGFLPNNNKIDQIKKSCQRCFQALRIEVNNEFGVLEKFLEKLPAVLDTGGRVAILTFHSGEDRRVKKSFQSLFRLGIYSEIAADPILPSSQEIYNNPRSRSAKLRWAIKA encoded by the coding sequence ATGGATCCTAATGAATCAAAACCACCCAGACGTATTAGATACAAAGGCACCCACCCAAAATCATTTAAAGAAAAATATAAAGAACTTCAACCGGATCGCTACAAAGAAGATATTGACAAGGTTTTGGAAAAAGGTCGAACGCCTGCAGGAATGCATCGCTCTATATGTGTAAACGAAATTCTAAACTTTCTAAACATTACACCAGGTCAGATAGGATTAGATGCCACCTTAGGGTATGGCGGTCATAGTCTCGAAATACTCAAATGTTTGTCACCTGGAGGCCGTCTTTATGCCATTGATGTAGACCCCATTGAATTGCCCCGCACCAAAGAACGTTTAGCTTCATTAGGTTTTGGTGATGAGGTGCTCGTTATTAAGAAAATGAATTTTTCAGAGATAGAACAAATTGCTGCAGAAGCCGGACCGCTGAATTTTGTATTAGCCGATTTAGGTGTTTCTTCCATGCAAATAGATAATCCCGAAAGAGGATTCTCCTTAAAAATGGATGGACCTATGGATCTTAGATTGAATCCAAAAAGTGGACGACCTGCATCAGCATTATTAAAAAATATTTCACAACAGCAATTGGAAGACATTCTTATCCAAAATGCAGATGAACCTCATGCTGCCATCATTGCGAAAAGTATAATTGCTAAAATGGCGAAAACTAAAGGGATTGAAACTACGAATCAACTAAAAGAAGTTATTGCAGAAACACTTGGATTCCTTCCAAACAATAACAAAATAGACCAGATTAAAAAATCTTGTCAACGGTGCTTCCAAGCATTACGTATTGAAGTCAATAATGAATTTGGTGTACTAGAAAAATTTCTTGAGAAACTTCCTGCAGTGCTTGATACTGGCGGGCGTGTCGCAATTCTCACTTTTCATTCCGGTGAAGATCGTCGTGTTAAAAAATCATTCCAAAGTTTATTTCGCTTGGGAATTTATTCTGAAATTGCAGCTGATCCGATACTTCCATCCTCTCAGGAAATATACAATAATCCGCGCTCGAGATCTGCAAAATTGCGCTGGGCCATTAAAGCATAA
- a CDS encoding GxxExxY protein: MKFEALTGSIINCAMEVHNILGSGFQEVIYQRALEEEFRLRNIDFIREFEMDINYKSVLIGTRRVDFFVEGQISVELKAITLLENLHLAQAMNYLEAYNLEIGLLINFGNSKLQFHRLTNKKYVPK; the protein is encoded by the coding sequence ATGAAATTTGAAGCATTAACTGGGAGTATTATCAATTGTGCTATGGAGGTACATAATATATTAGGAAGCGGCTTTCAAGAAGTGATTTATCAAAGAGCTTTGGAAGAAGAATTTAGATTAAGAAATATTGACTTTATACGTGAATTTGAAATGGATATTAATTATAAATCTGTTTTAATAGGAACTAGAAGAGTAGATTTCTTTGTCGAAGGACAGATTAGTGTCGAATTAAAAGCAATAACGCTACTAGAAAATCTTCATCTTGCACAAGCAATGAATTATCTAGAAGCATATAATTTAGAAATAGGTCTATTAATTAATTTTGGCAACTCAAAGCTTCAATTTCATAGACTAACTAATAAAAAATATGTACCAAAATAG
- a CDS encoding GNAT family N-acetyltransferase, producing MEPLHIKTPLLTIRHLKPSDLDDFHLYRSNPEVTKYQGFDVMTLVQAAEFILENESKYFGNAGEWVQYGIEHNNSGKLVGDCAIKLDVLDPRIAEIGITISHLEQRKGYAKETLINLLKFLFDTKDIHRVVEIVDTENIASIELLKSIGFRQEGHFIENIFFKGKWGSEYQYAMLKREWDKRNEG from the coding sequence ATGGAACCTTTACATATTAAAACACCACTTCTTACGATTCGTCACCTAAAACCATCAGATCTCGATGATTTTCATCTCTACCGTTCCAATCCTGAAGTCACAAAATATCAGGGATTTGATGTCATGACCTTAGTACAAGCAGCCGAATTTATATTGGAAAATGAATCCAAATATTTTGGTAATGCAGGTGAATGGGTACAATACGGCATTGAACATAATAACTCTGGTAAATTGGTTGGAGATTGTGCGATTAAACTCGATGTACTTGATCCAAGGATAGCAGAAATTGGTATTACCATATCTCACTTAGAACAACGAAAAGGTTATGCCAAAGAAACCTTAATAAATCTGTTGAAATTTTTATTTGATACTAAAGACATTCATCGCGTTGTTGAAATAGTAGACACTGAAAATATAGCATCCATCGAATTATTAAAAAGCATCGGTTTCAGGCAAGAAGGCCACTTTATTGAAAATATCTTCTTCAAAGGTAAATGGGGAAGTGAATACCAATATGCAATGTTAAAACGAGAATGGGATAAAAGAAATGAAGGGTAA
- a CDS encoding CotH kinase family protein — MKSILSFIFSLFCFFIQAQTIKLDSSNLPICIIDTRGKTIANEPKILAHMKIIYNGPGKTNSIKDLKYNYNNFIAIEIRGNSSQSYPQKQYGIELRDSVTGNDLDTSILDMPKEEDWVLYAPYNDISLLRNVMTYHFWNEMGHWGPRTRLCELVLNNEYVGVYIMMESIKRDPNRVDVSKMTTADTSGLDLTGGYIMKVDKKNNASDLSFVSKVKSTTNQDITWLYHYPDSKDIKPVQQNYIHNFIDTVELLMASSKFADPVNGYKKYLGVNTFIDYFLISEFSRNIDAYKASSYFYKEKLAEDGSEGKLKAGPVWDYNFAFGNASFCSGGQTNGWMYDGCVPATLPTPIIWRRLLADSNYVNMVKCRYLELRKTIWDTSYLFQYLNKYAFDTLDAAQKRHFTKWKILGTNPGGFNAYVASSYPDEMNRLKNWIRNRLTWMDANLPGRCFPPPAVAKMEIPHDPECFSGNRPTIQKNQPFNTAPFNYQGMEKISTIPADIIRWVLVELRDPLDSTKMIDRRAALLRSDSVLVDTNFKAGVFFPKAIGKQNYFLVVRYDALGFLMSKEKVELPNDNDYNLNRSHHVITVNNNSPIIFQSNWIGTDTLFICEGQKLILNDSNLVKLGYTFEQHEVSANVPNINTLNAHEIIVSFDRAGFYTFDLYLNCNQHSIIRNQIHVLVWSNPKPQIIGPNAFCPYDSIALISDPFKRYKWSTGEQTQSIQVKQSGKYELEVTDENGCISSTFKDINQFSEIKGILESMPGSQASLCKFYFVPEDPSIRYTYVWSNGSKSDTLETSEKIVMLTITDSNQCKKVYSITCNPVLNSDLIISSIQILPNPNNGTFRIISPNRLNQLKIFSSTGKQVNSGKESRPKTSEHEIYFDSLPTGVYIGKAFSEGREIVFKIVVK; from the coding sequence ATGAAATCCATATTATCTTTCATTTTTAGCTTGTTTTGTTTTTTTATTCAGGCGCAAACCATTAAACTGGACTCATCCAATTTACCCATATGTATCATAGATACCAGAGGTAAAACCATAGCCAATGAACCAAAAATATTGGCACATATGAAGATTATATACAATGGCCCCGGGAAGACCAATAGCATTAAAGATTTAAAATATAATTACAATAACTTTATTGCTATAGAAATTCGAGGTAATAGTTCTCAATCTTATCCACAAAAGCAGTACGGTATTGAATTGCGTGATAGTGTCACGGGTAATGATTTGGATACCTCCATTCTGGACATGCCCAAAGAAGAGGATTGGGTATTATATGCGCCTTATAATGATATTAGTTTGTTGCGCAATGTGATGACCTATCATTTTTGGAATGAAATGGGACATTGGGGCCCTCGCACTCGATTATGTGAATTGGTTTTGAATAATGAGTATGTGGGTGTTTATATTATGATGGAATCGATTAAGCGGGATCCCAATCGTGTGGATGTTTCCAAAATGACAACTGCAGATACCTCAGGATTGGACCTTACTGGAGGATATATTATGAAGGTAGATAAGAAAAATAATGCTTCAGATCTGAGTTTTGTTTCTAAAGTAAAGTCGACTACAAATCAAGACATCACCTGGCTTTATCATTACCCGGATTCTAAGGATATTAAGCCTGTCCAGCAGAATTATATACACAATTTTATAGATACCGTTGAATTGTTGATGGCATCTTCAAAATTTGCTGATCCTGTAAATGGATATAAGAAATATCTTGGAGTTAATACATTCATAGATTATTTTCTGATCAGTGAATTTTCGAGAAATATAGATGCTTATAAAGCGAGTAGTTATTTTTATAAAGAGAAACTAGCAGAAGATGGAAGTGAAGGTAAATTGAAAGCTGGCCCGGTATGGGATTATAATTTTGCATTCGGAAATGCTAGTTTTTGTTCTGGTGGACAAACGAATGGTTGGATGTATGATGGTTGTGTCCCGGCAACTTTACCTACGCCCATTATTTGGCGAAGATTACTCGCAGATAGTAATTATGTCAATATGGTGAAGTGCCGCTATCTTGAATTAAGAAAAACAATATGGGATACAAGCTATCTTTTCCAATATTTAAATAAATATGCTTTTGATACACTAGACGCAGCCCAAAAGAGACATTTTACAAAATGGAAAATATTGGGAACCAATCCAGGAGGATTTAATGCTTACGTGGCAAGTTCATATCCAGATGAAATGAACCGATTAAAAAATTGGATTCGAAATCGTCTAACATGGATGGATGCTAATTTGCCTGGTCGTTGTTTTCCGCCACCTGCAGTAGCGAAAATGGAAATACCGCATGACCCTGAGTGTTTTTCAGGTAATAGACCAACGATCCAAAAAAACCAACCTTTCAATACTGCCCCATTCAACTATCAGGGAATGGAAAAAATAAGTACCATACCGGCAGATATTATCCGATGGGTTTTGGTAGAATTACGAGATCCTTTAGATAGTACAAAAATGATAGACAGACGTGCGGCTTTGTTGAGATCAGATAGTGTTTTGGTAGATACTAATTTTAAGGCAGGAGTTTTTTTCCCAAAAGCAATTGGTAAGCAAAATTATTTTCTCGTAGTGCGATATGATGCTTTGGGATTTTTGATGAGCAAAGAAAAAGTAGAACTACCCAATGACAATGACTATAATCTGAATCGCTCACATCATGTTATTACGGTTAATAACAATAGTCCAATTATTTTCCAATCCAATTGGATAGGAACGGATACTTTATTTATTTGCGAAGGACAAAAACTGATACTTAATGATTCTAATTTAGTAAAATTAGGATATACTTTTGAACAACATGAAGTTTCTGCAAACGTACCGAACATCAATACATTGAATGCGCATGAAATTATTGTAAGTTTTGACCGTGCGGGATTTTATACCTTCGATTTGTATTTGAATTGTAATCAACACTCAATCATTCGAAATCAAATACATGTCCTTGTATGGTCTAATCCTAAGCCACAAATTATAGGTCCGAATGCTTTTTGCCCATACGATAGTATAGCATTGATATCTGATCCATTTAAACGGTACAAATGGAGTACAGGCGAACAAACTCAAAGTATACAAGTGAAACAATCAGGAAAGTATGAGCTTGAAGTAACAGATGAAAACGGATGTATATCAAGCACCTTTAAGGACATCAATCAGTTTTCCGAAATCAAAGGAATTCTGGAATCAATGCCAGGTTCTCAAGCATCCTTATGTAAGTTTTATTTTGTTCCTGAAGATCCATCGATAAGATATACTTATGTTTGGAGCAATGGCTCCAAAAGTGATACCCTTGAAACATCAGAGAAAATAGTCATGCTTACAATAACTGATTCCAATCAATGCAAGAAAGTCTACAGCATAACATGTAATCCTGTATTGAATTCTGATCTTATAATATCATCCATACAAATTTTACCCAATCCTAATAACGGCACTTTCCGGATTATAAGTCCAAACAGATTAAATCAATTGAAGATTTTTTCAAGTACAGGAAAGCAAGTAAATTCAGGTAAGGAATCAAGACCAAAGACATCAGAGCATGAAATTTATTTTGACAGTTTACCAACAGGAGTTTATATTGGAAAAGCTTTTAGTGAGGGCAGGGAGATTGTGTTTAAAATTGTAGTAAAATAA